Within Chloroflexota bacterium, the genomic segment AATGCTGCCAGAACGTACGATAAGGGAGGTACCATTACTACCACTCTCCAACGACAACCCGCAATGCCTGCGGGATGATTTCCAGTTCCATACGCTTGGCATCGGTGGCACAGACTTCGCCGTCGGCATGGGCGCACATGCCCTGTGGTGCATCGGTGGTCAACACCACGCGCCGTGCTCTGGCCATCGTCACATTGGGCTGGGTGGTGTGCGTGCCCTTGATGAAATGGGGTATGAGGCGCAAGATATTGAATTGGCTTACCTCACGGGCTATGCACAGGTCGAATAAACCATCGTCCATTTGCGCTTCGGGGGTTACCAGAAAGCCACCTCCATAGCGCCGCCCGTTGGCGATGGAAATCATCAGTAGTTTGGCAGTGATAGTCTGCTCGTCGTATTGCATGGTAATAAGCGGGGCCTTGAAGTAGATGAATGTGGTTTGGAGCACAGCGACGAGATAAAGCGGCAGGCCGGTGAGGAAACGGATTTTCTGTGCCAGAATAGTAACCATGCCGTCGAAGCCAACGCCCACACCGTTGCCAAAGTAGCGCCCGTCCACCACGCCGACGTCTATCACCCGCGAGCGGCCCTGCGCGACGGCATCGCAAGCGGCCTCCAGGTCCAACGGTATGCCCGCTCCCCAGGCGAAATCGTTGCCCGAACCGATGGGGATGGCCGCCATCGTGCCCACTGTCTCGCCGGGGTGCCGACAGCGCATCATACCGTTGATGACTTCGTTTGAAGTGCCGTCACCGCCTACGGCCACAATGGTTTGGTAGCCGTTCTTCAGGCCCTCTTCTGCTAGATCCGCGGCGTGCATAGGTCGCTCCGTGTGGGCCACATCGAAATCTACACCCTTAGCGCGCAG encodes:
- a CDS encoding diacylglycerol kinase family lipid kinase; this encodes MAKTLVIVNPIAGRGYGERGEERVKSTLRAKGVDFDVAHTERPMHAADLAEEGLKNGYQTIVAVGGDGTSNEVINGMMRCRHPGETVGTMAAIPIGSGNDFAWGAGIPLDLEAACDAVAQGRSRVIDVGVVDGRYFGNGVGVGFDGMVTILAQKIRFLTGLPLYLVAVLQTTFIYFKAPLITMQYDEQTITAKLLMISIANGRRYGGGFLVTPEAQMDDGLFDLCIAREVSQFNILRLIPHFIKGTHTTQPNVTMARARRVVLTTDAPQGMCAHADGEVCATDAKRMELEIIPQALRVVVGEW